A part of Desulfobacter sp. genomic DNA contains:
- a CDS encoding winged helix-turn-helix domain-containing protein has protein sequence MDTEAKKRILLVEDDLRLASLVSTYLSRQEFEVDTEHRGDDAVQRIIGEEPDLVILDLMLPGKDGFAVCREVRQSYAGPILMLTAREEDMDQVVGLELGADDYVKKPVEPRVLLARIRALFRRAAVTQAAPDHNEIKFGGLALFAASRRVTLAGNPVELSTNEFDLLWLLASRAGEVLDRDLLYREVKGIEYDGLDRSIDVAVSRLRKKLNDSPDHPCRIKTVWGSGYLFVADAWGTSNPA, from the coding sequence ATGGATACGGAAGCAAAAAAAAGGATTTTACTTGTGGAGGATGACCTCCGGCTGGCCTCATTGGTGTCGACCTATTTAAGCCGGCAGGAGTTTGAGGTGGATACCGAACACCGCGGAGATGATGCCGTCCAGCGGATCATCGGGGAAGAACCGGACCTGGTGATTCTGGACCTTATGCTTCCGGGCAAAGACGGGTTTGCCGTCTGCCGGGAGGTGCGGCAGTCCTATGCCGGGCCCATCCTCATGCTCACGGCCAGGGAAGAGGATATGGATCAGGTGGTCGGGCTGGAGCTGGGGGCGGACGATTATGTGAAAAAACCGGTGGAGCCCCGGGTGCTTCTGGCACGTATCAGGGCGCTGTTCCGTCGGGCTGCCGTCACCCAGGCCGCACCGGACCACAATGAGATCAAATTCGGCGGCCTGGCCCTTTTTGCCGCCTCCAGGCGGGTGACCCTGGCCGGGAATCCCGTGGAGCTGTCCACCAATGAGTTCGATCTGTTATGGCTCCTGGCGTCAAGGGCCGGGGAGGTGTTGGACAGGGATCTGCTCTACCGGGAGGTAAAGGGGATTGAATACGACGGCCTGGACCGTTCCATAGATGTGGCCGTGTCCAGGTTAAGGAAAAAACTCAACGACAGCCCGGACCATCCCTGCCGGATCAAAACCGTCTGGGGCAGCGGCTATCTCTTTGTGGCCGATGCCTGGGGGACGAGTAACCCGGCATGA